In Fimbriimonadales bacterium, a genomic segment contains:
- a CDS encoding site-2 protease family protein, producing MDIRPDPHREEREVPNTSEGGAFSEHEIVGGARETEQPKSHVWQWLSGIGVVLAFLLAKGKALLPVLKFLKLGKILPTAGSMLLSVWFYAMAFGFWFALGFVLSIFVHEMGHVFAAWRKGVPVTPPVFIPGMGAFILQKRAAKSAWDEAIIGIGGPIGGAIAALFCLGLYYLTDSLLMLGLAYTGFLINLFNLAPIFPLDGGWIVGAISPRLWLVGTVLLAVLFFVGFIRNPFILLLLILSIPRLIHGLKSGEMLYPEEKKEPTTKEQKWILGFAYLVLVVFLAVLVAETHLEPGEIRR from the coding sequence ATGGACATTAGACCAGACCCTCATCGTGAAGAACGAGAAGTTCCGAATACGAGCGAAGGGGGGGCTTTTTCGGAACATGAAATAGTCGGGGGAGCACGCGAAACCGAGCAGCCGAAAAGCCATGTGTGGCAGTGGTTGTCAGGGATAGGCGTCGTCTTAGCGTTTTTACTCGCAAAAGGAAAAGCATTGCTTCCTGTTTTGAAGTTTTTGAAGTTAGGGAAGATTCTCCCCACAGCGGGTTCGATGCTTTTGAGCGTTTGGTTTTATGCAATGGCATTCGGTTTTTGGTTTGCATTGGGTTTCGTGCTTTCGATTTTCGTTCACGAGATGGGTCATGTGTTTGCGGCATGGAGAAAAGGCGTTCCCGTGACTCCGCCTGTTTTCATTCCCGGAATGGGAGCGTTCATTTTACAGAAACGCGCGGCGAAATCCGCTTGGGACGAAGCAATCATCGGCATCGGAGGTCCGATTGGGGGGGCAATTGCGGCGCTTTTTTGTTTGGGGCTCTATTATCTTACGGACAGTTTGTTGATGTTAGGTCTTGCCTATACGGGGTTTTTGATTAATTTGTTCAATTTAGCTCCGATATTCCCTTTGGATGGCGGATGGATCGTGGGTGCGATTTCCCCGAGGCTTTGGTTGGTCGGGACGGTTCTTCTCGCGGTGTTGTTTTTTGTCGGATTCATTCGCAATCCTTTCATTTTGCTTCTGCTTATCCTTTCGATACCGAGGCTCATTCACGGTCTGAAAAGTGGAGAAATGCTTTATCCCGAAGAGAAGAAAGAGCCCACTACGAAAGAGCAGAAATGGATTTTGGGGTTCGCCTATCTCGTCTTAGTCGTCTTTCTTGCGGTTTTGGTTGCGGAGACGCATCTGGAGCCAGGGGAGATTAGAAGATAA
- a CDS encoding MoaD/ThiS family protein — protein MPISVKLFAGLRMRHGDSLSLDLQPPITVKELISELQKKNCWIEGSRIALDQRFAKETDVIESGAEIAVIPPVSGGNL, from the coding sequence GTGCCGATTTCGGTTAAACTCTTCGCAGGCTTGAGAATGCGTCATGGTGATTCCCTATCTCTCGACCTCCAACCTCCTATCACGGTCAAGGAACTCATCTCGGAACTTCAGAAAAAAAACTGCTGGATAGAAGGTTCCCGTATCGCCCTCGACCAACGATTCGCAAAAGAGACCGACGTAATAGAAAGCGGCGCTGAGATCGCAGTCATCCCGCCCGTCAGTGGGGGAAATTTATGA
- a CDS encoding molybdenum cofactor biosynthesis protein MoaE produces the protein MIRLQYEPIDVETIRSAFEETSLGGVAIFLGVVRDITDGRLTSKLFYEAYEPMAIKEMEKIAREAEQRWGGRVGMVHRLGELFPGEIAVVTIAACPHREQAFEACRFLIEKLKTEVPIWKTEFSAEDKTETTVPASTAETRKSIL, from the coding sequence ATGATTCGCCTTCAGTACGAACCTATAGATGTAGAAACGATACGAAGTGCTTTCGAAGAGACTTCTTTAGGTGGGGTTGCAATCTTTTTAGGGGTTGTGCGAGACATTACCGACGGTCGGCTTACTTCGAAATTATTTTACGAAGCGTACGAACCGATGGCGATAAAAGAAATGGAGAAAATCGCCCGTGAAGCCGAACAGCGGTGGGGCGGAAGAGTGGGAATGGTGCACCGTTTAGGAGAACTCTTTCCAGGTGAGATCGCAGTAGTCACCATCGCCGCCTGCCCGCACAGAGAGCAAGCATTCGAAGCCTGTCGCTTCCTCATCGAAAAACTGAAAACCGAAGTGCCGATTTGGAAAACGGAATTCAGCGCAGAAGACAAAACCGAAACAACCGTTCCGGCATCCACAGCAGAGACTCGAAAAAGTATCCTATAG
- a CDS encoding NAD(P)/FAD-dependent oxidoreductase has translation MTNSPNQSKKKDEIFDTTIIGAGPVGLFGAFYAGLRGMKVKIVDSLDEPGGQLVALYPEKFIYDMPGFPEIYAKDLAHQMIIQANRFHPTYALGEQCQTLERHKDIWVLATNKAEHLSKTVIICAGVGSFTPTKLGIEHEDEFVNKGLSYGVKNKEAMRNQRCVIVGGGDSAVDWALNLQGVASEITLIHRNDRFRAHEHSVRQLLATPTNVRLWEVVTELFGDGYLKAVKVKNTKTHAETTIPCDRLIVCIGFKTTLGPLKHWNLTLEKNKIVVDQRMQTNLEGVFAAGDICTHEGKLDLIATGVGEVCVAVNFAKKYIDPHVSVFPGHSTDMTLPPLEKKT, from the coding sequence ATGACAAACTCTCCTAATCAATCTAAGAAGAAGGATGAAATCTTCGATACCACCATCATAGGTGCCGGTCCTGTCGGTTTATTCGGCGCTTTTTATGCTGGGCTTCGCGGCATGAAAGTGAAAATCGTAGATTCTCTCGATGAACCGGGGGGGCAACTCGTTGCGCTCTATCCGGAAAAATTCATTTACGATATGCCGGGGTTTCCGGAGATTTATGCGAAAGACCTCGCCCATCAGATGATTATCCAAGCGAATCGATTCCATCCCACTTACGCTTTAGGGGAGCAATGCCAAACCCTCGAAAGGCATAAAGATATCTGGGTCCTTGCGACGAACAAAGCCGAACATCTCTCCAAAACGGTTATCATTTGCGCGGGTGTAGGTTCTTTCACTCCGACGAAATTAGGAATCGAACACGAAGACGAATTCGTAAACAAAGGCTTGAGTTATGGAGTAAAAAACAAAGAGGCTATGCGCAATCAGCGCTGCGTCATAGTAGGAGGGGGGGATAGTGCGGTGGATTGGGCTTTGAATCTCCAAGGAGTCGCCTCCGAAATCACTTTGATTCATCGCAACGACCGATTCCGAGCACACGAACACAGCGTGAGACAACTCCTCGCCACCCCCACTAACGTGCGATTATGGGAAGTCGTTACCGAATTATTCGGTGACGGTTATTTAAAAGCAGTAAAAGTAAAAAACACGAAAACCCATGCGGAAACGACTATCCCTTGCGACAGATTGATCGTTTGCATCGGATTCAAAACCACGCTCGGTCCTCTCAAACATTGGAATCTTACACTCGAAAAAAATAAAATCGTCGTAGACCAACGAATGCAAACGAATTTAGAGGGGGTTTTCGCCGCAGGAGATATCTGCACGCACGAAGGAAAACTCGATTTGATTGCAACAGGGGTGGGAGAGGTATGTGTCGCAGTCAACTTCGCAAAAAAATATATTGACCCGCACGTGAGCGTCTTCCCTGGTCACAGCACGGATATGACCTTGCCCCCCCTGGAAAAGAAGACATGA
- a CDS encoding FAD-dependent oxidoreductase: MKVAIIGAGGVGSAAARFIAKAGHETHVYEQFRVGHDKGSSHGTSRIIRKSYPDPYYTALMNETYPLWFELEREAKETLHVQTGILVFGKPSSEWLIRTKESLRTNEVPFEELSAKEVAIRFGGFHLGDEEVAIFQPEAGVLKADKIIETNLRLAQGYGAKIFEEMEAEISPDGNVLMRKGKESYDAIAICAGAWIKKFAPLDVEVRLQHFVYFDAPLAKQIPVWVEASPDHFYGFPDYGRGFKIGLHRYGPVFDPSSPERTIDLQTLSEIAECARFRLGAGAISTPNVVQKDAYTCLYTVAPNEDFQIGRLPYRVPTHFVSACSGHGFKFTIWFGKLLLDFIEGKQKPEEFPRFFVPFEGV, encoded by the coding sequence ATGAAGGTCGCGATCATTGGCGCAGGGGGGGTCGGAAGCGCCGCGGCAAGGTTCATCGCAAAAGCAGGTCATGAAACGCATGTGTACGAACAATTTCGCGTTGGGCACGATAAGGGCAGCAGCCACGGCACTTCGCGCATCATCCGCAAATCCTATCCCGACCCGTATTACACCGCTCTGATGAACGAAACTTATCCTTTATGGTTCGAACTCGAGCGAGAAGCAAAAGAAACATTGCATGTCCAGACGGGAATACTCGTTTTCGGTAAACCCTCATCCGAATGGCTCATTCGAACGAAAGAAAGCCTGCGAACAAACGAAGTTCCGTTCGAAGAACTCTCTGCGAAGGAAGTCGCAATACGATTCGGTGGTTTTCATTTAGGAGACGAAGAAGTTGCAATATTCCAACCGGAAGCAGGCGTTTTGAAAGCCGATAAAATCATCGAAACGAATCTTCGACTCGCGCAAGGCTACGGCGCAAAAATTTTCGAGGAAATGGAAGCGGAAATCTCTCCCGATGGGAACGTCCTCATGAGAAAAGGCAAAGAATCGTACGACGCCATAGCCATCTGCGCCGGCGCATGGATAAAAAAATTCGCCCCTCTCGATGTCGAAGTGCGCTTACAGCATTTTGTCTATTTCGATGCACCTCTCGCTAAGCAAATCCCTGTTTGGGTCGAAGCCAGCCCCGACCATTTTTATGGATTCCCGGATTACGGTCGAGGATTCAAAATCGGGCTTCACCGTTACGGTCCTGTTTTCGATCCAAGTTCGCCCGAAAGAACAATAGACCTACAAACGCTTTCTGAAATCGCAGAGTGCGCTCGATTCCGCCTGGGAGCAGGAGCAATTTCTACGCCTAACGTTGTCCAGAAAGACGCTTATACTTGCCTTTACACTGTGGCTCCGAACGAGGATTTCCAAATCGGTAGGCTCCCTTACCGAGTACCTACACATTTCGTGAGTGCATGCTCCGGGCACGGGTTCAAATTCACGATCTGGTTCGGGAAACTCCTCCTCGACTTCATAGAAGGGAAACAGAAACCTGAGGAGTTTCCTCGCTTCTTCGTCCCCTTCGAAGGCGTCTAA
- the glmS gene encoding glutamine--fructose-6-phosphate transaminase (isomerizing), which translates to MCGIAGYIGPREAVSVVFDQITRLEYRGYDSAGIAFRTNNKIDVLKSAGKLRNLRSLIDERKPSSHIAMAHSRWATHGAPTDSNAHPHYDQNEKIAVIHNGIIENYYELTKELKEKGHVFRSETDTEVAAHVIGEEYEKCGQIVEAVRRAIRRFRGAFAMVVLCVDEPDKIVAVRNASPLVIGIGKGENFLASDIPALLPYTREVIILEEGDLAVLTQNEIYLEDAESRPKLPNKQYIDWDIEAAEKGGYEHFMIKEIHEQPIAIRQCLSGRLLKDGSIRLPDTFSVEEWKRFERFVIVACGTAYNAGLLGKYIAEGLLRIPVEVQYASEFRYNNPILHETDLVIVISQSGETADTIAALRLAKEKGIKTLGIVNVVGSTVAREVDAVLYTQAGPEICVASTKAYTAQATVLTLIALYLGHLKNTDNEKLALLTSELQRLPDLLDSTRKLDEPISKIAEKIYRTNLMFFLGRGADAAVAMEGALKMKEIAYIPTQESPTGEMKHGPLALVEPGVVAIFGSTNPLTREKVISNIKEIKARGGTTVAILLEGDSITTEIADYAIHLPHIDSHPIAALVSVMAYQFLAYHVARLRGCDIDQPRNLAKSVTVE; encoded by the coding sequence ATGTGTGGAATAGCAGGCTACATCGGACCGAGGGAGGCAGTATCGGTCGTATTCGACCAAATCACCCGTTTGGAATATCGAGGCTATGACAGCGCAGGCATAGCCTTCCGAACGAATAACAAAATTGACGTCCTGAAAAGCGCAGGGAAACTCAGAAACTTGCGTTCGCTCATCGATGAAAGAAAACCCTCGTCGCATATCGCAATGGCGCATTCGCGATGGGCAACGCACGGCGCACCGACGGATTCAAACGCGCATCCCCATTACGACCAAAACGAAAAAATCGCTGTCATTCACAACGGAATTATCGAAAATTATTACGAACTCACGAAAGAACTCAAAGAAAAGGGACATGTTTTTCGCAGCGAAACCGATACGGAAGTTGCGGCTCATGTAATCGGTGAAGAGTACGAGAAATGCGGACAAATCGTGGAGGCTGTTCGGCGTGCGATTCGTCGTTTCCGGGGGGCTTTCGCAATGGTCGTTTTATGCGTGGATGAACCAGACAAAATCGTAGCAGTCCGAAATGCCAGCCCTTTAGTTATCGGAATCGGAAAAGGGGAAAATTTCTTAGCAAGTGACATTCCTGCACTTCTTCCCTACACACGAGAAGTAATCATCTTAGAAGAAGGGGATTTGGCGGTTCTTACACAAAACGAAATTTATTTAGAAGATGCCGAAAGTCGCCCCAAATTGCCGAATAAACAATACATAGATTGGGACATCGAAGCAGCAGAAAAAGGCGGCTACGAACATTTCATGATAAAAGAAATTCACGAACAACCTATTGCAATACGACAATGCTTAAGCGGAAGACTTCTGAAAGATGGCTCGATACGGCTTCCGGATACTTTCTCGGTCGAAGAATGGAAACGTTTCGAAAGGTTCGTTATCGTTGCCTGCGGAACTGCTTACAATGCAGGACTCTTGGGAAAGTACATCGCTGAAGGTCTTCTGCGTATACCGGTCGAAGTGCAATACGCAAGTGAATTTCGTTACAACAACCCCATTCTTCACGAAACCGATTTGGTCATCGTAATCAGCCAAAGCGGAGAAACCGCAGATACGATTGCCGCCCTTCGATTGGCGAAAGAAAAAGGAATTAAAACGCTCGGGATCGTGAATGTCGTCGGAAGCACGGTTGCACGCGAAGTTGACGCCGTTCTTTATACGCAAGCAGGTCCAGAAATTTGTGTGGCCAGCACGAAAGCGTATACCGCTCAAGCGACCGTCCTTACCCTCATCGCTCTTTATTTGGGTCATTTGAAAAACACCGATAACGAAAAACTCGCACTCTTAACGAGTGAACTCCAACGCCTCCCAGACTTATTGGATTCCACTCGGAAATTAGACGAACCTATCAGCAAAATCGCAGAAAAGATTTATCGAACGAATCTCATGTTTTTCCTCGGACGCGGTGCAGACGCTGCGGTCGCTATGGAAGGCGCTCTGAAAATGAAAGAGATCGCTTATATCCCTACGCAAGAATCGCCGACGGGTGAGATGAAACACGGGCCTTTGGCTTTAGTAGAACCAGGTGTCGTCGCGATTTTCGGTTCGACCAATCCGCTGACTCGAGAAAAAGTCATAAGCAATATCAAAGAAATAAAAGCACGGGGGGGCACCACGGTTGCGATTCTCTTGGAAGGAGATTCGATTACTACTGAAATTGCGGATTATGCGATTCATCTTCCTCATATAGATTCTCACCCCATCGCCGCTCTGGTTAGCGTGATGGCGTATCAATTCCTCGCCTATCACGTCGCCCGCTTGCGAGGCTGCGATATAGACCAACCACGCAACTTAGCCAAATCCGTAACGGTAGAGTAA
- a CDS encoding protein kinase, with protein MSTHSSTLGKYQIIREIARSNDIVYEAYDPEMNRRVALKELFMPPGVSERQQKERLERFKREARAAGSLSHPNIVVIYDFGEENGRYYIAMEYLEGQTLRNRLDAGGALPQEEACKILCEVLDALAYAHERGIIHRDIKPENIQLLPDGRIKLTDFGIARLTFEPSLTADGQVFGTPSYMSPEQIVGRDIDAHSDIFSCGIVLYEAISGRKPFTGDNVVAISHSIMHVDPPDPVNASYPIIHIIKKALDKSPSERFASAKQMKRAIEEALQALKSDPYLAQTPPSLFQTSQPYSYPQPSPYGPGPYSGQHPAPYNPYSQQTPGTPYGQPYGQPSSQYSQQYPPGTQQYPPSFPPFPPGWFSPPPRKPLLSPAAADFLKKTFLVVFFGGVLLALAVIGVMALNTAAERHQNLRWDEERIGRSVEEAIAIANRDYDEGIERLLRLKDSSRSDKFRNIISSALSEIYIRKGETFSSRGELQRAHDFFQLAVEENPENPFAHLHLARAYKELAAKNQALPERISLYENSRDAYEDTLQKIVEHEKELQTEWMAEIRRLGYSNYPLFAQEIRREAADTMILLALELLSQGRNVEAEIELHRAMGVAPPNSFEYSRAEEALGKIQGN; from the coding sequence GTGAGCACGCATTCCTCCACGCTCGGCAAATACCAAATCATCCGGGAAATTGCCCGGAGCAACGACATTGTCTACGAAGCCTACGACCCCGAGATGAACCGCCGAGTGGCGCTCAAGGAACTCTTCATGCCCCCAGGAGTGAGCGAGCGTCAACAAAAAGAGCGCTTGGAGCGATTCAAGAGGGAAGCGCGCGCCGCAGGGTCGCTTTCTCATCCCAACATCGTCGTGATTTACGACTTCGGCGAAGAAAACGGTCGCTACTACATCGCCATGGAATATCTGGAAGGGCAAACCCTTCGCAATCGTCTCGATGCGGGAGGCGCTCTTCCCCAAGAAGAGGCGTGCAAGATTTTATGCGAGGTTTTGGACGCTCTCGCCTATGCACACGAACGAGGAATCATCCATAGAGATATCAAACCTGAAAATATCCAACTTCTTCCGGACGGCAGAATCAAACTAACGGATTTCGGCATCGCTCGACTCACCTTCGAACCCTCATTAACCGCCGACGGGCAGGTTTTCGGCACTCCGAGTTATATGTCGCCGGAACAAATCGTCGGTCGAGACATCGATGCTCATAGCGACATTTTCAGTTGTGGAATCGTTCTTTATGAAGCGATTTCCGGACGAAAACCGTTCACCGGAGACAACGTGGTCGCTATTAGTCATTCGATTATGCATGTCGACCCCCCCGACCCGGTGAATGCAAGTTATCCCATCATTCATATCATTAAGAAGGCATTAGACAAATCACCGTCAGAGCGATTCGCATCGGCAAAACAAATGAAGCGCGCCATCGAAGAGGCTTTACAAGCACTGAAGTCCGACCCGTATTTAGCGCAAACCCCCCCCTCTTTGTTTCAAACGTCGCAACCTTACTCCTATCCACAGCCGAGTCCGTACGGACCAGGTCCCTATTCTGGTCAACATCCGGCACCTTACAACCCTTATTCGCAACAAACGCCAGGAACACCCTACGGACAACCTTACGGTCAACCTTCAAGCCAATATAGTCAGCAGTACCCCCCCGGAACACAGCAATATCCTCCCTCTTTCCCCCCCTTCCCGCCTGGTTGGTTTAGTCCCCCCCCAAGAAAACCTCTCTTGAGTCCTGCTGCTGCGGATTTTTTGAAAAAGACTTTTCTGGTCGTGTTCTTCGGTGGGGTTCTTCTCGCGCTTGCTGTCATCGGAGTGATGGCTTTGAACACGGCTGCAGAACGTCACCAGAACTTGCGGTGGGATGAAGAAAGAATCGGCCGTTCCGTCGAAGAAGCGATTGCTATCGCAAATCGAGATTACGATGAAGGTATCGAAAGACTGTTGCGTCTAAAAGACTCTTCGCGCTCGGATAAGTTCCGAAACATCATAAGCAGCGCACTTTCGGAAATTTACATTCGTAAAGGAGAAACCTTCTCTTCACGAGGAGAACTACAGCGCGCACACGACTTTTTCCAATTGGCAGTCGAAGAAAATCCAGAGAACCCTTTCGCGCATTTGCATCTGGCTCGCGCCTATAAAGAATTAGCGGCAAAGAATCAAGCTCTGCCTGAACGGATATCTCTGTACGAAAACTCGCGCGACGCTTACGAAGATACCTTACAAAAAATTGTCGAACACGAAAAGGAGTTGCAAACGGAATGGATGGCAGAAATACGGAGACTTGGTTATTCGAATTATCCTCTGTTTGCACAAGAGATTCGTCGTGAAGCAGCGGATACGATGATTCTACTCGCACTCGAGTTACTGTCTCAAGGTCGGAACGTGGAGGCGGAAATCGAACTCCACCGTGCGATGGGTGTCGCCCCCCCGAATTCTTTTGAGTATTCTCGAGCAGAGGAAGCACTAGGAAAAATCCAAGGTAATTAA
- the mscL gene encoding large conductance mechanosensitive channel protein MscL, giving the protein MSVLKEFREFAMRGNVIDLAVGVIMGASFGKVVDSLVKDIIMPPIGLILGKVDFSELFINLSGTKYASLEEAKKAGAATINYGIFINNVLSFFIVAACVFFLVKWINRLRRSLEAREALPSPQTKTCPYCVSQIALAAKRCPYCTSEL; this is encoded by the coding sequence ATGTCGGTGCTGAAGGAATTTCGTGAATTCGCCATGCGAGGGAACGTGATTGACCTCGCTGTGGGTGTAATCATGGGTGCGTCCTTCGGGAAAGTCGTAGATTCCCTCGTGAAAGATATCATTATGCCGCCCATTGGATTGATTTTGGGAAAGGTGGATTTTTCTGAACTTTTTATCAATCTTTCTGGCACGAAGTATGCGAGTTTAGAGGAGGCGAAGAAAGCAGGCGCAGCGACAATTAACTACGGGATTTTTATCAATAACGTGCTGAGTTTCTTTATTGTCGCAGCCTGTGTGTTTTTCTTAGTGAAATGGATTAATCGCCTGAGGAGGAGTTTGGAAGCGCGTGAAGCGCTTCCTTCACCGCAAACGAAAACGTGTCCTTATTGTGTTTCTCAGATTGCCCTTGCAGCGAAGCGTTGTCCTTACTGTACCTCGGAGTTATAA
- a CDS encoding nucleotidyltransferase domain-containing protein, whose protein sequence is MSDKPSHFAILSDIVHEVREHQKNYRAIAVEVKKIAESLLGSVEVMVFGSVVKGKAGPNSDIDILILSKNMPKDYREQLKIKAQIRSHFPMLVPLQLHLVTPEEYEQWYSRFIKEDYEKI, encoded by the coding sequence TTGTCGGATAAACCTTCGCATTTTGCCATCCTTTCTGATATCGTACACGAAGTTCGAGAACATCAAAAGAATTATCGAGCTATTGCAGTCGAGGTCAAAAAAATTGCTGAGTCTCTTTTAGGGAGTGTAGAGGTTATGGTTTTCGGTTCTGTCGTGAAGGGGAAGGCAGGACCGAACAGCGATATAGACATTCTTATTCTTTCTAAAAATATGCCTAAAGATTATCGTGAGCAACTGAAAATAAAAGCGCAAATCCGAAGTCATTTTCCCATGTTAGTTCCCTTGCAACTTCATTTAGTCACTCCAGAGGAATACGAGCAGTGGTATAGTCGTTTCATCAAAGAAGATTACGAAAAAATCTGA
- a CDS encoding HEPN domain-containing protein: MDDFLKQRAKDFWEEADILKKNRKYNLAAFHLEQACQLWLKYLIQKNTGEFPKTHSFERLINEFVRVYPESEPLSVFFHKSPLFFSTLEDAYITSRYLPKEYSEELIEEIQKYAIEFIRITEQITGEKFVG; encoded by the coding sequence ATGGATGATTTTCTAAAACAAAGAGCCAAAGATTTTTGGGAAGAAGCTGATATTCTCAAGAAGAACCGTAAATATAATTTAGCGGCATTTCATTTAGAACAAGCGTGTCAGTTATGGTTGAAATATTTAATTCAAAAAAACACAGGGGAATTCCCGAAAACACACAGTTTCGAGAGATTGATTAATGAATTCGTAAGAGTTTATCCTGAGAGTGAACCTTTGAGTGTCTTTTTTCATAAATCCCCCCTTTTTTTCAGTACTTTAGAGGATGCTTACATTACGAGCCGTTATTTGCCTAAGGAATACTCAGAGGAACTGATAGAGGAAATTCAGAAATACGCAATCGAGTTCATAAGAATAACAGAACAAATAACCGGAGAAAAGTTTGTCGGATAA
- a CDS encoding class I fructose-bisphosphate aldolase yields MAIAEKYPTVVDILGSKAQDLLGHTCKTIPKEKLHLPGPDFVDRVVAQSDRPNRVLRSLQTIFNHGRLAGTGYLSILPVDQGVEHSAGASFAKNPDYFDPENLIRLAIEGGCNAIASTLGVLGACSRKYAHKIPFIVKLNHNELLTYPNKYDQIMFAGVEQAWELGAVAVGATIYFGSEESGRQIVEVSQAFARAHELGMACVLWCYLRNPAFKRDKDYHVAADLTGQANHLGVTIEADIVKQKLPECNGGYLVLGQESPYGKTDKRVYSELTSDHPIDMVRYQVANCYMGRAGLINSGGVSGENDLQEVVATAVINKRAGGMGLISGRKAFQRPFEEGVKILNAIQDVYLSKEITVA; encoded by the coding sequence ATGGCAATCGCGGAAAAGTACCCCACAGTCGTTGACATACTCGGCTCGAAGGCTCAGGATTTACTGGGTCATACCTGCAAGACGATTCCCAAGGAAAAACTTCACCTTCCAGGACCGGATTTCGTTGACCGTGTCGTCGCTCAGTCCGACCGGCCCAATAGAGTGCTTCGAAGCCTTCAGACTATTTTCAATCACGGCAGACTGGCAGGGACTGGCTATCTCAGCATCCTTCCCGTAGATCAGGGAGTAGAGCATAGCGCAGGAGCCTCGTTTGCGAAGAACCCGGATTATTTCGACCCGGAGAATCTCATTCGTCTCGCCATCGAAGGGGGTTGTAATGCGATTGCAAGCACGTTAGGGGTTCTCGGCGCGTGCAGCAGAAAATACGCGCACAAGATTCCGTTCATCGTAAAACTCAATCACAACGAGTTGTTGACCTATCCGAACAAATACGACCAGATAATGTTCGCTGGCGTAGAACAGGCATGGGAACTCGGTGCTGTCGCGGTGGGGGCGACGATTTATTTCGGAAGTGAAGAGAGCGGGCGACAAATCGTCGAAGTGTCTCAGGCTTTCGCACGGGCGCACGAACTCGGGATGGCATGCGTTCTTTGGTGTTATTTGAGAAACCCTGCTTTCAAGAGAGACAAGGATTATCACGTTGCAGCGGATTTGACGGGTCAAGCGAATCATTTAGGAGTAACCATCGAAGCGGATATCGTGAAGCAAAAACTTCCCGAATGCAACGGAGGGTATCTAGTGTTAGGGCAAGAAAGTCCTTATGGAAAGACGGACAAACGTGTTTATTCGGAATTGACGAGCGACCATCCGATCGATATGGTGCGCTATCAGGTAGCGAATTGCTACATGGGTCGTGCTGGCTTGATTAATTCGGGGGGGGTATCCGGAGAGAACGACTTACAGGAAGTCGTTGCGACCGCAGTGATTAACAAGCGGGCAGGTGGAATGGGTTTGATTTCCGGCCGCAAAGCATTTCAGAGACCATTCGAAGAGGGCGTAAAGATACTGAACGCGATACAGGACGTATATTTGAGCAAAGAGATTACCGTGGCGTAA